The uncultured Fusobacterium sp. DNA window AATTTGAAAAAGATCTAGAAATTTTTGCAAATGATTTTTTCAATGATATAACTGATGAAGAAGTAGAGATGTTTGGCCCTATGAAAAGTTTAGTTTATAGAGTTAAAGATAGGTTTAGATATAATATTTTTATTAAGGGAGATAGAAAAAAAATTTCTTTTTTTAAAAGAAAACTTGAAAAAAAATTGGAAAAATATCACTCACAATCAAAATTTAGAATTGTTATAGATGTTGATCCAATAAATTTAATATAAAATTTTAATATAATATATAGAGGTGAAAGTTGTGATTTATGAATTAAAAAAATATGGAGATCCTATACTTAGAGAAAAAAGTACAGAAGTAGAGGTAATCGATGAAAAAATCCAAGAGATTTTAAATAACATGGTTGAAACTATGTATGAAACAAAAGGAGTTGGACTTGCAGCTCCTCAAGTAGGGTTTAATAAAAGAATGTTTGTTGCTGATTGGAGTGGAGAAGGTGAAGCTTTAAGAAAAGTTATTAATCCTATCATAACTCCACTTACAGAAGAACTTATAGATTGGGAAGAAGGATGTTTAAGTGTTCCTGGTATCTACAAAAAAGTAGAAAGACCTAAAAAAGTAAGAATAGAATACTTAAATGAA harbors:
- the def gene encoding peptide deformylase; this translates as MIYELKKYGDPILREKSTEVEVIDEKIQEILNNMVETMYETKGVGLAAPQVGFNKRMFVADWSGEGEALRKVINPIITPLTEELIDWEEGCLSVPGIYKKVERPKKVRIEYLNEKGEKVVEELEGFPAIVVQHEFDHLEAVLFVDKISPMAKRMISKKLQALKKETLKNLIEE